From one Humulus lupulus chromosome 8, drHumLupu1.1, whole genome shotgun sequence genomic stretch:
- the LOC133794768 gene encoding calcium-transporting ATPase 12, plasma membrane-type-like codes for MALQELKADLDLESQQSRATHALLVTGITTTSYDVIPARKVAWWRVLYAIVREKKFFLLLKQNGNQRLLLTQPLAPPYFPLLNNTDARAIEESEAVPRESISVADVPPALLNDRDHHPQIQVDIHEVETNSTSTNSTAASVVNTTTDAKSQQFANIVEIVNTANSDSLTQFGGVKGIAEAFNTDLEAGISGDQIDLSWRKAQSNSDLPSTGQATEAQPSSDFFRILSKHCNDAAIMFLIIAAVLSIGFGIKKDGAENGWYEGFFIMVGVIILVVAPTLREIWLLTRSRRDPLHLEQNSVSQLVQGDVLLLETGCLVPADGLFIRGESLVVHDGLNSTVDDKYPFLFHGSTVTHGSGRMLVTTVGADTKFSKLMSSAAATAQTPNRIIRFPAQLDRLSKVTHMVGLIISIIILVVPFVRFMVDNNFDSDTDLPKFKGNPPTGDEIMDVVERIVMKPRGYLGTNLVTLLTVVMVGLVEGVPFIITITTILWRKKMLSEIASDPGLLGSVIMGSATVICTDKTPLNPTDVSMCFIGGIDEAINLAEMPKLIREALGNGISAPLVMPSSARKEEDPLLPWANSNLGIKLDTLWRRCTVMKIKGLISNEEGSAVLMKKKKNAKIENMSLHFKGPASTILGKCSSYYDKNGKEEKLDGTKLDIFKKNIEKMRSQDLKPVAFACKQVDATVVENDDLMDEDGLILIAMVGLKEYTCCAKIKETLENFKAAQVKFILISEDDKSELKKIATACEFLPPDGLVITGEDFRGYNEQERMEKADKICVMGNSLPSDRILLMECLKRKGDVVIALGSRIEDIPMQSQANLCVTMGTSSSKMIREIFNLEVFDGSLSSLLTVTRCGRCTYHNIQKYIQLDLVTNIAGTLIASITTMWLGSNSITGIQLIWTNLVTTFVIGPALLMELPNDELMHKPPIRPNEPLISKAMWRNIIIQALYQTTILVTFQFKGHYLLHFLRIHKRQKHVSKPMIFNSFVLCQIFNQVNSRELEKINVWKGIHRNPWFSLAMVFVLGLQASFIEVAHVLVGDESLNLAQWVVCLIVGIVSCPVDAAAKCTWNLTKKLLNRFHDSASSDSVSNLEFPLMSTENSTSESEPS; via the exons ATGGCATTGCAAGAATTAAAGGCCGATTTAGACCTTGAGTCTCAGCAAAGCAGAGCTACTCATGCGTTGCTAGTAACCGGTATAACTACTACTAGTTACGACGTCATCCCGGCAAGAAAGGTTGCGTGGTGGCGCGTGCTTTACGCGATCGTTCGTGAGAAAAAATTCTTCCTTTTACTAAAGCAAAACGGAAACCAACGACTACTTCTCACTCAACCACTTGCTCCTCCTTACTTTCCTCTTCTCAATAATACCGACGCTCGTGCTATTGAA GAATCAGAAGCAGTACCGAGGGAATCAATAAGCGTCGCAGATGTTCCACCTGCATTACTTAATGATCGTGATCATCATCCTCAAATCCAGGTGGATATTCACGAGGTGGAGACCAACAGTACTAGTACTAATAGCACGGCTGCCAGTGTTGTTAATACTACTACTGATGCAAAAAGCCAACAATTTGCTAACATCGTCGAAATAGTGAATACCGCGAACTCGGATTCCTTGACCCAATTCGGAGGCGTCAAAGGAATCGCTGAGGCTTTCAATACTGATTTGGAGGCTGGAATCTCTGGCGACCAAATTGATCTAAGTTGGCGAAAGGCACAGAGTAATTCAGATCTCCCCAGTACAGGGCAGGCAACTGAAGCTCAGCCTTCTTCAGACTTCTTCAGAATCCTTTCAAAACACTGCAATGATGCCGCTATTATGTTTCTTATCATAGCTGCGGTGTTGTCGATTGGATTTGGAATAAAGAAAGATGGCGCCGAGAACGGTTGGTACGAGGGGTTTTTCATAATGGTTGGCGTTATTATACTCGTAGTTGCACCTACATTGCGTGAAATCTGGCTACTTACACGTTCGCGAAGGGATCCATTACATTTGGAGCAGAATTCAGTCTCCCAACTCGTCCAAGGTGATGTCCTTTTGTTGGAAACCGGGTGTCTAGTCCCTGCCGATGGTTTATTCATTAGAGGTGAATCTCTAGTGGTGCATGACGGGTTGAATTCGACCGTTGATGACAAATATCCATTTCTATTTCATGGTTCTACCGTGACTCATGGAAGTGGACGTATGCTAGTTACGACTGTGGGTGCAGACACCAAATTTAGCAAGCTCATGAGTTCTGCAGCCGCTACCGCTCAAACCCCGAACAGGATCATCCGGTTCCCTGCTCAACTTGACAGGTTGAGTAAGGTTACGCACATGGTCGGGCTCATAATCTCTATCATCATTCTTGTAGTCCCTTTTGTTCGTTTTATGGTTGACAACAATTTTGATTCTGACACTGATCTTCCAAAGTTCAAGGGGAATCCACCTACGGGCGATGAAATCATGGATGTTGTAGAGAGAATTGTCATGAAACCAagaggatatttgggaacaaattTAGTAACTTTACTAACTGTTGTAATGGTGGGACTTGTGGAAGGAGTACCGTTTATCATTACAATTACCACCATTTTATGGAGAAAGAAGATGTTGTCTGAAATAGCTTCAGATCCAGGACTGCTGGGTTCTGTGATAATGGGATCAGCAACAGTCATTTGCACTGATAAAACTCCATTGAACCCAACTGATGTTTCCATGTGCTTCATTGGTGGTATTGATGAAGCCATCAATCTTGCTGAGATGCCAAAACTCATTCGTGAAGCTCTTGGTAATGGTATCAGCGCGCCACTTGTGATGCCATCAAGTGCTCGTAAGGAAGAGGACCCGCTTCTTCCATGGGCTAACTCAAACTTGGGGATAAAGCTCGACACTTTGTGGCGACGTTGTACAGTCATGAAGATCAAGGGATTAATCTCAAATGAAGAAGGAAGTGCAGTtttaatgaagaagaagaagaacgccAAGATAGAGAATATGTCTTTGCATTTTAAAGGCCCTGCATCAACAATACTAGGAAAGTGCTCGAGCTACTACGACAAgaatggaaaggaagaaaaattGGATGGTACCAAACTAGATATTTTTAAGAAGAATATTGAGAAGATGCGGTCCCAAGATCTAAAACCGGTTGCTTTTGCTTGCAAGCAGGTTGATGCAACAGTTGTGGAAAACGATGACTTGATGGACGAAGATGGCTTAATCTTAATAGCAATGGTTGGTCTCAAGGAGTACACCTGCTGCGCAAAAATAAAGGAGACATTGGAAAATTTTAAAGCAGCCCAAGTGAAGTTCATATTAATCTCAGAAGATGACAAGTCAGAGCTTAAGAAGATAGCTACTGCTTGTGAATTTCTTCCCCCGGATGGACTGGTAATTACAGGTGAAGATTTTCGAGGCTACAATGAGCAAGAGAGGATGGAGAAAGCAGATAAAATCTGTGTAATGGGTAACTCTCTTCCGTCTGACAGAATACTTCTAATGGAGTGCTTGAAAAGGAAAGGAGACGTTGTCATAGCACTTGGAAGTAGAATAGAAGACATTCCCATGCAAAGCCAAGCTAATCTCTGTGTTACAATGGGGACAAGCAGCAGCAAAATGATAAGAGAGATCTTTAACCTGGAAGTTTTCGATGGGAGCTTGAGTTCCTTGCTGACTGTTACAAGGTGCGGAAGATGTACTTATCACAACATTCAAAAGTACATTCAGCTAGATCTTGTCACCAACATCGCAGGAACATTGATAGCATCCATCACCACAATGTGGTTGGGATCAAACTCTATTACCGGCATTCAACTGATCTGGACTAATTTGGTCACAACTTTCGTAATAGGGCCTGCTCTACTGATGGAACTACCCAATGATGAGCTGATGCACAAGCCTCCAATCAGACCAAATGAGCCTCTCATTTCAAAAGCAATGTGGAGAAATATAATCATTCAGGCTTTATATCAGACTACCATCTTGGTCACATTTCAATTCAAAGGGCATTATCTACTGCACTTCTTGAGGATTCATAAGCGGCAGAAGCATGTCAGTAAGCCCATGATTTTCAACAGTTTCGTTCTCTGCCAAATTTTCAACCAGGTGAATTCAAGAGAGCTAGAGAAGATAAACGTGTGGAAGGGGATTCATCGAAATCCTTGGTTTTCTTTGGCTATGGTGTTCGTACTGGGACTACAGGCGAGTTTCATTGAGGTGGCCCATGTCCTGGTTGGGGATGAGAGTTTGAATTTGGCTCAATGGGTTGTCTGTCTCATTGTAGGGATTGTTTCGTGTCCAGTAGATGCAGCTGCAAAGTGCACATGGAACCTCACCAAGAAGCTACTTAACAGGTTTCATGACTCTGCTTCCTCAGACTCGGTTTCTAATCTAGAGTTTCCATTGATGAGTACTGAAAATTCTACTTCAGAATCAGAACCATCTTAA